A DNA window from Leptolyngbya sp. KIOST-1 contains the following coding sequences:
- a CDS encoding cyclic nucleotide-binding domain-containing protein: protein MSVPFAALLQGLLGASSLLLGAILGIVWRPARSLTAAIMAFGSGTLLSAVAYDITLPAFQSSGFWPLVVGFALGGTLFSVIVTYIDNRGGFIRHPSSSRRFLYHHRQDEASEVLDRIGHIEILHSLSPAEMQAIIPLLKPLQVEPGTVLCLEGAPGDSMFLIVEGEAEIFKGPQRLAALGAGEIFGEMALLTGEERSATVRAKTAMELYELDKSDFDAMLTYAPQLSSGLSRILARRLRETTQSTAKPTPVDDDHWRRRVLDSVEVDIPISEQQFKELAQSSAPLAILVGTLIDNIPEALVIGFHTGIGHPGTSFLMAVFISNIPEAMSSSIGMRQAGTPPQRILALWGGAVLLSGLAAMGGGLMVNVATDWMLAVAQAIAGGAILAMIASTMMPEAYEMGGGSVTFSTIAGFLVSFYLASSAF from the coding sequence ATGAGCGTTCCCTTTGCTGCGCTACTTCAAGGGTTGTTGGGTGCCTCCAGTCTGCTCCTAGGAGCAATTTTAGGAATTGTCTGGCGACCGGCGCGATCGCTGACGGCGGCCATTATGGCCTTTGGCAGCGGCACCCTGCTCTCGGCGGTTGCCTACGACATCACCCTGCCCGCCTTTCAGAGCAGCGGTTTTTGGCCACTGGTGGTGGGGTTTGCCCTGGGCGGCACCCTGTTTAGCGTCATCGTCACCTACATCGACAACCGGGGGGGCTTCATTCGTCACCCGTCGTCATCGCGGCGCTTTCTTTACCACCACCGCCAGGACGAAGCCTCGGAAGTGCTCGATCGCATCGGCCATATCGAGATTCTCCACAGCCTTTCACCGGCAGAAATGCAGGCGATTATTCCACTGCTCAAACCCCTCCAGGTAGAGCCGGGCACCGTGCTCTGTCTGGAGGGTGCCCCCGGCGACTCCATGTTTTTGATCGTGGAGGGCGAGGCCGAAATCTTTAAGGGGCCGCAGCGGCTGGCGGCCCTGGGGGCCGGGGAAATATTTGGCGAGATGGCGCTGCTGACCGGCGAAGAGCGATCGGCCACTGTGCGGGCCAAAACAGCCATGGAGCTGTACGAGCTGGACAAAAGCGACTTTGACGCCATGCTCACCTACGCCCCCCAGCTCTCCAGCGGGCTGAGCCGCATTCTGGCCCGACGGCTGCGCGAAACCACTCAGTCCACCGCCAAGCCTACCCCCGTCGACGATGATCACTGGCGGCGGCGGGTACTCGACAGTGTCGAAGTCGATATTCCCATCTCCGAGCAGCAGTTTAAAGAGCTGGCCCAAAGCTCTGCCCCCCTGGCGATTCTGGTCGGCACCCTGATCGACAACATTCCAGAGGCGTTGGTGATTGGCTTTCACACCGGCATTGGCCATCCGGGCACATCGTTTTTGATGGCAGTGTTTATCTCGAATATTCCTGAGGCGATGTCTAGCTCGATTGGGATGCGCCAGGCCGGCACCCCGCCTCAGCGGATTCTGGCCCTGTGGGGCGGTGCGGTGCTGCTGAGCGGGCTGGCCGCCATGGGGGGAGGGCTGATGGTCAATGTCGCCACCGACTGGATGCTGGCGGTGGCCCAGGCGATCGCCGGAGGAGCCATCCTGGCCATGATTGCCAGCACCATGATGCCCGAAGCCTACGAGATGGGCGGCGGCTCGGTCACCTTCTCAACCATTGCTGGCTTCCTGGTCAGCTTTTACCTGGCCTCGTCGGCCTTTTAG
- a CDS encoding caspase family protein yields the protein MTLKRRAFLQQAGLALGALGLGGTALLTSSSQYQQALAKPARRKLALLIGINAYPDRALDPGVAQDIALRGCVTDVELQRQLLVHRFGFQPGDVLTLTNQDATRDGILTALDEHLVQQARADDVVLLHFSGYGSLVQVSGLETDRAADPGVANGDGANSDGASRGTIAALDQSPPGRLQAAWVTVDSRLPSEANPALGDLLEAEIIARLAPLATANLTTVIDAGSQDAGYLRWGNSRVRSRPTVPAGRLPAAAAPSLDLTAPWPGLVLRAAQVGRLALESQWDGFSAGIFTYALTQSLWETDPDPSSQVLMQRAGQQMQRWVGADQRPYLSDRLPSRTGPVTYGLPPQLPPAAGVLLPSNENRPLMVWLGGVPPQVLRYLQPGSRLGVETAPGQTVTLGLESRSGLKALVKPVEGQAPLPAALTRHPIFEQVRQLPQTIDLIVALDSQLKRVERVDATSALAGIPLVSSVVAGDKAADCLFGRLPIGPTSTLTAALPGGAETLPGTGGDARGATQGGERPAESSYGLFAPNRTLLPGTMLPREEAVKTAVNRLTPYLKTLLALKLVRLTENHAASQVGAAAVLEVVQPKPRPLLVQTTDRSPTATWPLIIRQAQKAAVTDPLMLPRDGRIGYRLVNTSPRPLHLLWISFDSRGDCTALISLPEGTNDDGAEVPPAATPLAPGEMVTFPTDGGGWAMPGAAVWVESHIVLSTRPLERCLAVLGNNPPSLATGFRPVAQALPLAQALLQDLNGEAESNDRSAPTDYYALRHDRWATLSFRYDIA from the coding sequence GTGACACTGAAACGACGGGCGTTTTTGCAGCAGGCAGGTCTGGCCCTGGGGGCTCTGGGGCTAGGCGGCACCGCACTGCTGACCAGCTCCAGCCAGTACCAGCAGGCCCTGGCCAAGCCCGCCCGTCGCAAGCTGGCCCTGCTGATTGGCATTAACGCCTATCCCGATCGCGCCCTCGACCCCGGTGTCGCCCAGGACATCGCCCTCAGAGGCTGTGTCACCGATGTCGAGCTTCAGCGCCAGCTGCTGGTACACCGCTTTGGGTTTCAGCCTGGTGATGTGCTCACCCTGACCAATCAGGACGCCACCCGGGACGGCATTTTGACCGCCCTGGATGAGCATCTGGTGCAGCAGGCCCGGGCCGACGATGTGGTGCTGCTGCACTTTAGCGGCTATGGCAGCCTGGTGCAGGTGTCAGGGCTCGAAACCGATAGGGCGGCGGATCCTGGCGTGGCCAACGGTGACGGGGCCAACAGTGACGGGGCCAGCCGGGGCACGATCGCAGCCCTAGACCAGTCGCCCCCTGGGAGGCTACAGGCCGCCTGGGTCACCGTGGACAGTCGTCTGCCCAGCGAAGCCAACCCGGCCCTGGGCGACCTGCTGGAGGCCGAGATTATCGCTCGGCTGGCCCCCCTGGCCACCGCCAACCTGACCACGGTGATCGACGCGGGCAGTCAGGACGCGGGCTACCTGCGCTGGGGAAATTCCCGGGTCCGGTCGCGCCCCACCGTCCCTGCGGGGCGGCTGCCGGCGGCGGCAGCCCCCTCCCTCGACCTGACCGCCCCCTGGCCGGGGCTGGTGCTGCGGGCGGCCCAGGTGGGGCGGCTGGCCCTGGAGAGCCAGTGGGATGGCTTTAGCGCCGGAATCTTTACCTACGCCCTGACCCAGAGCCTGTGGGAAACCGACCCCGATCCCAGCAGCCAAGTTTTGATGCAGCGCGCCGGGCAGCAGATGCAGCGATGGGTCGGAGCCGACCAGCGCCCCTACCTGAGCGATCGCCTGCCGTCCCGCACGGGCCCGGTGACCTACGGTCTGCCCCCTCAGCTGCCTCCGGCGGCGGGGGTTCTGCTGCCCAGCAACGAAAACCGCCCCCTGATGGTGTGGCTGGGGGGCGTACCGCCCCAGGTGCTGCGCTACCTCCAGCCCGGCTCCCGACTGGGGGTCGAGACGGCCCCAGGGCAAACGGTGACCCTGGGGCTGGAGTCGCGCAGCGGGCTGAAGGCGTTGGTGAAGCCTGTGGAGGGCCAAGCCCCTCTGCCCGCAGCCCTGACCCGTCATCCCATTTTTGAGCAGGTGCGACAGCTACCCCAGACCATCGATCTGATCGTGGCCCTCGACAGCCAGCTCAAGCGGGTCGAGCGGGTTGATGCCACCAGCGCACTGGCCGGGATTCCGCTGGTTTCGTCGGTAGTCGCGGGGGACAAGGCCGCCGACTGCCTGTTTGGCCGACTGCCGATTGGGCCAACCTCCACCCTGACCGCCGCTCTGCCGGGGGGAGCAGAGACTCTACCCGGAACGGGCGGCGATGCTCGGGGAGCCACCCAGGGGGGAGAACGCCCCGCCGAGAGCAGTTACGGGCTGTTTGCGCCCAACCGCACCCTGCTGCCGGGCACCATGCTGCCCCGCGAGGAAGCGGTCAAAACCGCCGTCAACCGACTCACCCCCTACCTGAAGACCCTGCTGGCCCTCAAGCTGGTGCGGCTGACCGAAAACCACGCCGCATCCCAGGTGGGGGCCGCTGCGGTGCTGGAAGTCGTGCAGCCCAAGCCCAGGCCACTGCTGGTGCAGACCACCGATCGCAGCCCTACAGCAACCTGGCCCCTGATCATTCGCCAGGCCCAAAAGGCAGCGGTCACCGACCCCCTGATGCTGCCCCGCGATGGCCGAATTGGTTACCGGTTGGTCAATACCTCACCCCGTCCCCTGCACCTGCTCTGGATTAGCTTTGACAGCCGGGGCGACTGCACCGCCCTGATCTCGCTGCCCGAAGGGACCAACGACGACGGGGCCGAGGTGCCCCCCGCCGCCACCCCCCTGGCCCCTGGTGAAATGGTCACCTTTCCCACCGACGGGGGCGGTTGGGCCATGCCGGGAGCCGCTGTCTGGGTCGAGTCCCACATCGTGCTCAGTACGCGGCCCCTGGAGCGGTGTCTAGCAGTGTTGGGTAACAATCCACCGTCTCTGGCCACCGGGTTTCGCCCCGTAGCCCAGGCCTTGCCCCTGGCTCAGGCGCTGCTGCAAGACCTGAACGGCGAGGCTGAGTCCAACGATCGATCCGCCCCCACCGACTACTACGCCCTGCGCCACGATCGCTGGGCTACCCTGAGCTTCCGCTACGACATTGCCTAG
- the sat gene encoding sulfate adenylyltransferase, with the protein MTLQTDGIAPHGGTLVNRLATPDQSAQFLSQADALPRVSLDERAFSDLVMIAIGGFSPLSGFMHKADYDPVVTDMRLASGLPWAIPVTLSVSEAIAAPLKEGSLVRLDDPSGRFVGVLELEEKYTYDKTREALNVYRTDDEQHPGVKVVYDQGAVNLAGPVWLLQRDPHPLFPTYQIDPAASRAMFRDRNWKTVVGFQTRNPIHRAHEYIQKCALETVDGLFLHPLVGATKSDDIPADVRMRCYEIMVEHYFPQDRVILAINPSAMRYAGPREAIFHALIRKNYGCTHFIVGRDHAGVGDYYGTYDAQHIFDEFEPTELGIVPMKFEHAFYCTRTGGMATSKTSPSTKDERIHLSGTKVREMLRRGELPPPEFSRPEVAAELAKAMRVPEAIG; encoded by the coding sequence ATGACTTTACAAACAGACGGAATTGCCCCCCACGGCGGCACCCTGGTCAATCGCCTGGCCACACCCGACCAAAGCGCTCAGTTCCTCAGCCAGGCCGATGCCCTACCACGGGTGAGCCTGGACGAGCGCGCCTTTTCTGACCTGGTGATGATTGCCATCGGTGGGTTCAGCCCCCTGAGCGGCTTTATGCACAAGGCTGACTACGACCCGGTGGTGACCGACATGCGCTTGGCCAGCGGCCTGCCCTGGGCAATTCCGGTGACGCTGTCGGTCAGTGAGGCGATCGCCGCCCCTCTGAAGGAGGGCAGCCTGGTGCGTCTGGATGACCCCAGCGGACGCTTTGTGGGCGTCCTGGAGCTGGAGGAAAAGTATACCTACGACAAAACCCGCGAAGCCCTGAACGTCTACCGCACCGACGACGAACAGCACCCCGGCGTCAAGGTGGTCTACGACCAGGGCGCAGTGAACCTGGCCGGTCCGGTGTGGCTGCTGCAGCGCGATCCCCATCCCCTGTTCCCCACCTACCAGATTGACCCGGCCGCTTCGCGGGCCATGTTCCGCGATCGCAACTGGAAGACCGTGGTTGGCTTTCAGACCCGCAACCCCATCCACCGCGCCCACGAATACATTCAGAAGTGCGCCCTGGAGACCGTAGACGGCCTGTTTTTGCACCCGCTGGTGGGGGCGACCAAATCCGACGACATTCCCGCCGACGTGCGCATGCGCTGCTACGAGATCATGGTCGAGCACTACTTCCCGCAGGACCGGGTAATTCTTGCGATCAATCCTTCCGCAATGCGGTACGCTGGGCCTAGGGAAGCGATATTCCACGCGCTGATCCGCAAGAACTATGGCTGCACCCACTTTATTGTGGGCCGTGACCACGCTGGGGTGGGCGACTACTACGGCACCTACGACGCTCAACACATCTTCGATGAGTTTGAACCCACGGAGTTGGGCATTGTGCCCATGAAGTTTGAGCACGCCTTTTACTGCACCCGCACCGGGGGCATGGCCACCTCTAAAACCAGCCCTAGCACCAAAGACGAGCGGATTCACCTCTCGGGCACCAAAGTTCGGGAGATGCTGCGTCGAGGCGAGCTACCCCCGCCGGAGTTTTCTCGACCCGAAGTGGCGGCGGAGCTGGCCAAGGCCATGCGGGTTCCCGAGGCCATCGGCTAA
- a CDS encoding TIGR00725 family protein, translated as MARTVIGIMGPGAGATPLQLEIAYALGHAMASTGWVVLTGGRAAGVMEAACRGAQAAGGLTIGILPSADGADMSAAVDIAIVTGLGNGRNVVNVLSSQVVVACGLGPGTAAEIALALKVQRPVILMAMPAEASALWQSLATGPIAIAPTVQAAIAQIQQWLHS; from the coding sequence ATGGCACGAACTGTAATCGGCATTATGGGGCCAGGGGCTGGGGCCACCCCTCTCCAGCTGGAGATAGCCTACGCCCTGGGCCATGCCATGGCCTCTACCGGATGGGTGGTGCTAACCGGCGGACGTGCCGCAGGCGTGATGGAGGCCGCCTGCCGGGGGGCTCAGGCGGCCGGGGGGCTGACCATCGGTATCCTGCCCTCGGCGGACGGTGCTGACATGTCAGCCGCTGTTGATATTGCTATCGTCACCGGGCTGGGGAATGGGCGCAATGTGGTGAACGTGCTATCGAGCCAGGTGGTGGTGGCCTGCGGCCTGGGACCGGGAACCGCCGCCGAAATTGCCCTGGCCCTCAAGGTCCAGCGTCCGGTCATTCTGATGGCTATGCCGGCTGAGGCCAGCGCCCTGTGGCAAAGTTTGGCGACAGGGCCGATCGCGATCGCGCCTACCGTGCAAGCGGCCATCGCCCAAATCCAGCAGTGGCTCCATTCCTAA